The DNA sequence ACGATCATCCACCAGGTAAGTGCCATCGTCTCCGCTCACTTGTGTTTAGATAAGTCCATTCGCCCGCTCGCCACGCTCACTCTACACCCGCACGCAAGCTTGCGTACTTGCCCACAGATAGCCCTGTAGCCTGCAAGGAGCAATCACCGCCTCGCCATGCCCCGGGCGCTTCACCCCAAGTGTGGCTTGACGCCGCCGACAATAGTAGCGATGCCCATCGCAGGCAATCGGGCCCCCCAAAGGCCACAATGCTCGGGCCGCTGTGCTTCCTGAAGGACGCCAACCTCCGGCCCCTCCTTTTTCAAACGCAAACGAGTGCACCATGGAACATCTGATCCCCTCCCGTCTTCGCAACACCTTCAACGATCTGGGCCTGCTGATCCTTCGCCTCTGGTTTGGCGGAGCGATGCTCTTTGCTCACGGCATGCCCAAACTTCAAACCTTTTCTGAGAAAGCCAACCTCTTTCCCGATCCTCTCGGGCTCGGAAGCCAGCTCAGCCTGGTACTGGCCATCGGCGCCGAGGTGGGCTGCGCCCTCCTGCTGATGCTCGGCCTGGCCACCCGTCTGGTCAGCGTTCCGCTGGTCTTCACCATGGCCGTGGCGGCCTTTGTCGTGCACGGCGACGATCCCTTCAGCAAGCAGGAGTTCGCCCTGATGTACGGCTTTGCCTACCTGGGGCTCTTCTTCACCGGCCCGGGTCGTTTCTCCCTCGACCAGCTCATCTCCCGCAAAAAGGGCGCTCGCCACTCCTGAGTCAGCCCCCCGGCGGCCAGGCCGGCCTTGTGCACAGCGGGCGCACGCGCTTTACTTCGATCCCCCCATCGAACCGAAGCCCGGGAGCAGCCCCTATGCAACGCATCAAACTCCACTGGTGGATCCTGATCGGCATGGTCGCCGGCGTCGTCTGGGGCATGGCCCTGCATACCGCTTACTACGACACGCTGCTGGAGCAGGCGCGCCAGGAGGTCCTGGGACCGGGCTACACCTCCGAAGCCCTGGTCGGTGCCACGCGCGAGATTCAGTCGGAGCTCAGCCGCCTGGTCCGCGAGACCCCGCCGGGGGCCGCGGCCCATGGTCTGGCCGAACTCTTTCTGGCGCTGCTCCGCATGCTGGTCATCCCCCTGGTCTTTGCCTCGCTGATCTGCGGGGTGACCGG is a window from the Lujinxingia litoralis genome containing:
- a CDS encoding DoxX family protein, whose product is MEHLIPSRLRNTFNDLGLLILRLWFGGAMLFAHGMPKLQTFSEKANLFPDPLGLGSQLSLVLAIGAEVGCALLLMLGLATRLVSVPLVFTMAVAAFVVHGDDPFSKQEFALMYGFAYLGLFFTGPGRFSLDQLISRKKGARHS